One Thiocapsa bogorovii DNA segment encodes these proteins:
- a CDS encoding glycoside hydrolase family 99-like domain-containing protein: MAGRAIRAIYHRLPLPAGGKIALKSFSYRMFSPFIRHTASYRHWREQQNPEEVSYHDEPVSRIAPPHLFPSLETGFLEAAVDLVLPLDPDPEVTILMPVHNQVGFTLCCLQSIAAAPPRVSIEIIVIDDASTDETSELLSAVTGIRHVRNDVNRGFLLSCNRGAALARGRYLHLLNNDTQVQAGWLDALVDVFVHEPDTGIAGSKLIYPSGHLQEAGAALKRDGRVELIGLNGDPSEPVYSRRRRVDHCSGASILIETSLFNRLGGFDEVYAPAYYEDCDLSLRVQALGRHVVYEPSSVVLHHLSVSTNARPSEKSTRIAANSAIFLGRWQSTLDDLDTVRLIAFFLPQFHPIPENDRWWGKGFTEWTNVTRATPNFTGHRQPHLPADLGFYDLRLAETRQAQADLARDYGIYGFCYYHYWFAGKRLLQRPIDDMLASGQPDFPFCICWANESWSRRWDGREADILIAQQHSETDDLAFIRHLQPFLRDHRYIRIHGRPLILVYRIELFPEPRRTAEIWREYCVRSGLGEIYLACVQSFGLSSDPADFGFDAIVEFPPHDLSVPLDPQPPTDNPAFSGQVYDYPATAERFMQRPLPDHRFFRTAMPSWDNTARRQDAGTIFLHSTPEFYEHWLSTLVTQSRRLNPPGERFVFVNAWNEWAEGNHLEPDQHYGHGYLEATRAALGDMAPLRRVSASVPYVSTGLRTSVQSVRTSVC, translated from the coding sequence ATGGCCGGGCGTGCGATACGCGCCATTTACCACCGGCTTCCGTTGCCGGCCGGCGGGAAAATAGCCTTAAAGTCTTTCTCCTATCGGATGTTTTCGCCGTTTATAAGGCACACGGCGAGCTATCGGCACTGGCGCGAACAGCAGAACCCAGAGGAGGTTTCGTACCACGATGAGCCGGTTTCGCGAATTGCACCACCGCACCTCTTCCCTTCTCTAGAGACTGGTTTCCTGGAGGCGGCCGTCGATCTTGTGCTTCCGTTGGACCCGGATCCCGAGGTCACCATCCTCATGCCGGTTCACAATCAGGTCGGATTTACGCTGTGTTGTCTGCAGTCCATCGCTGCGGCGCCGCCGCGGGTTTCGATCGAGATCATCGTCATCGACGATGCGTCGACCGACGAGACATCCGAGCTGCTTAGCGCCGTCACGGGAATCCGTCATGTACGTAACGACGTCAACCGGGGTTTTCTGTTGAGCTGTAACCGGGGCGCTGCTCTGGCGCGAGGCCGTTACCTACATCTCCTGAATAACGACACTCAGGTCCAGGCCGGATGGCTCGACGCCCTGGTCGATGTCTTCGTGCATGAGCCGGACACCGGAATCGCTGGTTCCAAGCTGATTTATCCTAGTGGGCATTTGCAGGAGGCGGGAGCCGCCCTCAAGCGCGACGGGCGGGTCGAGTTGATTGGTCTTAACGGAGATCCTTCAGAACCGGTTTACAGCCGGCGCCGGCGGGTCGACCACTGCTCGGGCGCGAGTATCCTGATCGAGACGTCGCTGTTCAACCGCCTCGGGGGATTCGACGAAGTCTACGCGCCGGCGTACTACGAGGACTGCGATCTCTCCTTGCGCGTTCAGGCGCTCGGGCGTCATGTGGTCTACGAACCGAGCTCCGTCGTCCTGCATCATCTGAGTGTCTCGACGAACGCTCGCCCGTCCGAGAAGTCGACCCGAATTGCAGCGAACAGCGCAATCTTTCTCGGCCGGTGGCAGTCGACACTCGATGACCTGGATACGGTTCGGCTGATTGCGTTCTTTTTGCCGCAGTTTCATCCTATCCCGGAAAACGATCGATGGTGGGGCAAGGGATTCACCGAGTGGACCAATGTCACCCGCGCAACACCGAACTTTACGGGTCACCGGCAGCCGCATCTGCCGGCGGATCTCGGGTTCTACGATCTTAGGCTTGCCGAGACTCGGCAGGCACAAGCCGATTTGGCGCGCGATTACGGCATCTACGGGTTTTGTTATTACCATTATTGGTTTGCCGGCAAACGATTGCTGCAGCGCCCGATCGATGACATGCTGGCATCCGGACAGCCCGACTTTCCGTTTTGTATCTGCTGGGCCAACGAGAGCTGGTCTCGGCGCTGGGACGGGCGTGAGGCGGATATCCTGATTGCGCAGCAGCATTCGGAAACGGACGATTTGGCATTCATTCGTCATCTGCAACCATTTCTCCGAGACCACCGCTATATTCGAATACACGGCCGTCCGTTGATTCTCGTTTATCGTATCGAGTTGTTTCCCGAGCCGAGGCGTACTGCCGAGATCTGGCGCGAATATTGCGTTCGTTCGGGGTTGGGTGAGATTTATCTCGCTTGCGTTCAAAGTTTCGGTTTGTCTTCCGATCCGGCGGATTTTGGATTCGACGCGATCGTTGAGTTCCCCCCGCACGATCTCTCGGTTCCGCTCGATCCTCAGCCCCCTACAGACAACCCGGCATTTTCAGGGCAGGTCTATGATTATCCGGCAACCGCCGAGCGGTTCATGCAGCGCCCGTTGCCGGATCATCGGTTTTTTCGCACGGCAATGCCCTCCTGGGATAATACTGCTCGAAGGCAGGATGCGGGCACGATCTTTTTGCATTCTACACCAGAGTTCTATGAGCATTGGCTTTCGACGCTTGTGACGCAGTCGAGGCGCTTGAATCCTCCAGGGGAGCGATTCGTCTTCGTGAATGCCTGGAACGAATGGGCTGAAGGAAATCACCTGGAGCCGGATCAGCATTACGGCCATGGCTACCTTGAAGCGACTCGGGCGGCTCTGGGCGATATGGCGCCTTTGCGGCGCGTAAGCGCGTCGGTTCCATACGTTTCGACGGGCCTTCGCACGTCGGTCCAATCCGTCCGAACCAGCGTATGTTGA